Below is a window of Deltaproteobacteria bacterium DNA.
TTGAACACCTGCTCGAAAAACCAGACATTGGTTTCTTCCGCCGACGTCTTGGTGAAATCGCGGTTCGAGTTGAATCCCCACGATCCCACCACCTGCTCTTTGGCGGTCGCTTCGGCGTGAAAATCGTCTAATCCTTTAAGCACAGAATGTTATTCCTTCTTTTGGCATTTTGCACAGAGGCCGTAAAGCTCCATTTTATGGCTGGTCAGGCGGAATCCATATTTCTTCGCCACCGACTCCTGCAGTTTTTCGATCGTCCGGTTTTCAAACTCCTCAATCGCCCCGCAGGAGGTGCAGATCAGATGGTCGTGATGATGGCCCGACACATGTTCAAAAAGCGACTGTCCCTTGCCAAACTGCCGCTGAAAGGCCAGACCCGCCTCAACCAGCAGAATCAGGGTGCGGTAAACCGTGGCGTAACTGATGGTGGGATCTTCCCTCCGGCAACGTTCAAGCAGTTCTTCGATGCGGTAATGTTTGTGCGGAGGGGAGAAAAAAATCCTGAAAATGATGTCCCGCTGGCGGGTTCGCTTTAGCCCCTTGTCGGACAGGCGTTTGTAGAGTTGATCGAGTTTGTTGAGCGTGCTCATTAGTGTCTCACCGTAAAATCCCTGAATTCCCCCGTCGCCGTCTCCCACGAGATTTCCACCTGGGTCACATGCGCGGCAGGCGGCCCATGGTGGCACCATTTTTTGTATTCTTCCAGCGCTTCTTTCTCCCCCTCGGCCACGGTTTCGACCTTTCCATCGGGACGATTTTTTACCCAACCGGTGAGTTTCAGCCTTCTGGCCTCCTGTTCGGCATAGGCCCGGAAGAAAACCCCCTGAACCCGGCCGGAGATGATGAGATGAAGGCGATCCATAAGGCTATTTTAAATGACAAATGTCAAAGTTCAAATGTCAAATTAAACTTCAAAAGGCAAAAATCAAATGTTTCATTTTGGCATTGTTGTTTTGACATTCATTTGACATTTGGACTTTGGCATTTGATATTTTTGAAATATGCAGATCCTCGGCCTGGATATCGGCGACAAAACGGTGGGGGTGGCCAAAAGCGATCCGTTGGGCTACACCGCCCAGCCGATGACGACGATTCGATATACCCAGTCGGCCCAAGCGTGCAAAAAATTGGCGCAGATAATCGCCGAATATTCAATCACGCGGGTTATCGCGGGGCTTCCCTTGAACATGAACGGCACCGAGGGGCCGCAGGCAAAAAAAGTTCGGGCCTTCGTTGACGGGATCAGACAGGCCTCCAAGAGAATGAATCTCGCCGTCGAATTTGAATTTTGGGATGAACGGATGTCGACGATGGGGGCCGAGAGGTCGCTGATCGAGGCCGATGTCTCGCGCGCCAAACGGAAACAGGTTATCGACAAAATGGCCGCGGTTTTTATTTTGCAGGGGTATCTGGATTCATTGAAGTAGGACGGCAAAAACGAGAGAGTAGAAAGTGGGGCAGTTGCAATTATGAAGCGACTTTTTGTCTTATTTTTTGTGATTTGTTTTTTGACCGTTGCAACCGGCGCGGCGACTTTCGCCTGGTTTGC
It encodes the following:
- a CDS encoding transcriptional repressor, coding for MSTLNKLDQLYKRLSDKGLKRTRQRDIIFRIFFSPPHKHYRIEELLERCRREDPTISYATVYRTLILLVEAGLAFQRQFGKGQSLFEHVSGHHHDHLICTSCGAIEEFENRTIEKLQESVAKKYGFRLTSHKMELYGLCAKCQKKE
- a CDS encoding acylphosphatase — protein: MDRLHLIISGRVQGVFFRAYAEQEARRLKLTGWVKNRPDGKVETVAEGEKEALEEYKKWCHHGPPAAHVTQVEISWETATGEFRDFTVRH
- the ruvX gene encoding Holliday junction resolvase RuvX, translating into MQILGLDIGDKTVGVAKSDPLGYTAQPMTTIRYTQSAQACKKLAQIIAEYSITRVIAGLPLNMNGTEGPQAKKVRAFVDGIRQASKRMNLAVEFEFWDERMSTMGAERSLIEADVSRAKRKQVIDKMAAVFILQGYLDSLK